One Spiribacter halobius DNA segment encodes these proteins:
- a CDS encoding ABC transporter permease, whose product MLRYTLRRLLLLGVTLAVASVLIFLMTAVLPGNVGRIVLGPFASAEAVAALNAELGLDRPVLVRYWEWVGGLLRGDWGRSLSLDTAVLPLALERLGRSLVLAGFALVLLIPVALAAGVLAGLRPGGVFDRCASVIGLVLGAIPEFVTGVLLIVTFAVVLGWLPVQALPPDDAGVIEWLQHLLMPALSLVLLLFAYLFRMTRAGMITELGAAYTRTAVLKGLPMAVVIRRHVLRNALLPTITVIGAQLGWLVGGLVVVESLFRYPGIGSLLQAAAANKDIPLLAGAALLVTLVFASANLLADLVYAALNPRVRHALGD is encoded by the coding sequence ATGCTGCGCTACACCCTGCGCCGGCTGCTGCTGCTCGGCGTCACCCTGGCGGTGGCCTCGGTGCTGATCTTCCTGATGACCGCGGTGCTCCCCGGCAATGTCGGGCGCATCGTGCTGGGGCCGTTCGCCAGCGCCGAGGCGGTGGCGGCGCTGAATGCCGAGCTCGGGCTCGACCGGCCAGTGCTGGTGCGTTACTGGGAGTGGGTGGGCGGTCTGCTGCGGGGTGACTGGGGCCGCTCACTGTCGCTGGATACGGCGGTCCTGCCGCTGGCCCTGGAGCGGCTCGGGCGCTCGCTGGTGCTCGCCGGCTTCGCGCTGGTGCTGCTCATCCCGGTGGCGCTGGCCGCCGGCGTGCTGGCCGGCCTCCGCCCCGGTGGCGTGTTCGACCGCTGCGCCTCGGTGATCGGCCTGGTGCTGGGCGCCATTCCGGAGTTCGTGACCGGCGTGCTGCTGATCGTGACCTTTGCCGTGGTCCTCGGCTGGCTGCCGGTGCAGGCGCTGCCGCCGGACGACGCCGGAGTGATCGAGTGGCTGCAACATCTCCTCATGCCGGCGCTGTCGCTGGTGCTGCTGCTGTTCGCCTATCTGTTCCGCATGACCCGCGCGGGCATGATCACCGAGCTCGGCGCCGCCTACACCCGCACCGCCGTGCTCAAGGGCCTGCCCATGGCGGTGGTGATCCGCCGCCATGTGCTGCGCAACGCCCTGCTGCCGACCATCACCGTAATCGGCGCGCAGCTCGGCTGGCTGGTAGGCGGGCTGGTGGTGGTGGAGAGCCTGTTCCGCTATCCGGGGATCGGCAGCCTGCTGCAGGCCGCCGCCGCCAACAAGGATATCCCCCTGCTCGCCGGCGCGGCACTCCTGGTGACGCTGGTCTTCGCCAGTGCCAATCTGCTGGCGGATCTGGTGTATGCGGCCCTCAACCCCCGGGTGCGGCATGCGCTCGGCGATTGA
- a CDS encoding ABC transporter permease yields MRSAIEVLRGAPGFAVGLAMVLIWVLTAALAPWLTPHAPTAMGVGEATAAPSAAHWFGTDDYGRDVLSRVLHGGRYVLAIAPAATLLGLGLGTLIGLAAAFFGRWVDEAVMRLLDAVMAFPIVVLALLALTALGPSTVNVVLVIGFVFMPLIARTARAAALVEVRREYVQAARLRGEHALYIMLVEVAPNIRGPLLVEGTIRLGYAVFTSATLGFLGLGVQPPAPDWGLMVAANRTLLTTAPWTVLCPALAIGFVVVGFSLMADGLRELEHR; encoded by the coding sequence ATGCGCTCGGCGATTGAGGTGCTGCGCGGGGCGCCGGGCTTCGCCGTCGGCCTTGCCATGGTGCTGATCTGGGTGCTCACCGCCGCGCTCGCCCCGTGGCTGACCCCGCATGCCCCCACGGCCATGGGCGTCGGAGAGGCGACGGCGGCGCCGTCCGCGGCCCACTGGTTCGGCACCGACGACTACGGGCGCGACGTCCTGAGCCGAGTGCTCCACGGCGGCCGCTATGTGCTCGCCATCGCCCCGGCGGCCACTCTGCTGGGGCTCGGCCTGGGGACGCTGATCGGGCTCGCGGCGGCGTTCTTCGGCCGCTGGGTGGATGAGGCCGTCATGCGGCTGCTCGACGCGGTGATGGCGTTTCCCATCGTGGTCCTGGCGCTGCTGGCCCTGACCGCCCTCGGCCCCTCCACGGTCAACGTGGTGCTGGTGATCGGCTTCGTGTTCATGCCCCTGATCGCGCGCACGGCCCGCGCGGCAGCCCTGGTCGAGGTGCGGCGGGAGTACGTCCAGGCCGCACGCCTGCGGGGCGAGCACGCCCTCTACATCATGCTCGTGGAGGTGGCGCCGAACATCCGCGGCCCGCTGCTGGTGGAGGGAACGATCCGGCTCGGCTATGCGGTGTTCACCTCGGCTACCCTCGGCTTTCTCGGCCTCGGCGTACAGCCGCCGGCCCCGGACTGGGGGCTGATGGTGGCGGCCAACCGCACGCTGCTCACCACCGCGCCGTGGACCGTGCTCTGTCCGGCGCTCGCCATCGGCTTTGTCGTGGTCGGCTTCTCGCTCATGGCGGACGGCCTGCGGGAGCTCGAGCACCGATGA
- a CDS encoding dipeptide ABC transporter ATP-binding protein, protein MSAPVLELAGLSLSYRRRGRWHAAVRGLSLQVAPGEAVGLVGESGCGKSTVAMAALGYLPGNARIDQGAVRVAGVDLAGLSPAALRRLRGGTVAAVYQSPGAALNPSLTVGEQVAEVYRLHGGLDGGAARAAAGRMLARVRIPDPERLLAAYPYQLSGGMQQRVVIAMALAGDPRLLILDEPTTALDATVQGEILALFATLRVELRVALLFISHDLGVVRTVCDRVGVMYAGELVEVGSAQALFQQPAHPYTASLIDCIPDFRHRWEDARLAAIPGLPPGLGEQPRGCAFAPRCPVARSVCEERPIPLAAVADGRMSRCLFPEQTAPPGGNRRPATITPRAPGAETLAVEGLAVDYGRVRILDGVSLQVREGETLALVGESGSGKTTLARAVTGLTPPSNGAVRLHGRRLPARSGQRDQAARQRLQMVFQSPDGTLNPSHRVGATLRRALRVLGGVRGAEAGRRLQALLDAVALEPDTLRRRPEQLSGGQRQRVAIARAFTGTPALVILDEPTSALDVSVQAAILDLLIDLQQRDGTAYLFISHDLAVVRYLADRVAVLYLGQVVEEGAVAEVFQGRCHPYTEALLAAVPGSPHGAGAPPAGGDNPGPAARPPGCPFHTRCPYAMPACQDQAPPLREPVPGHRIRCHLSVDELPGANA, encoded by the coding sequence ATGAGCGCACCGGTCCTGGAGCTGGCGGGGCTGTCCCTCAGCTACCGTCGGCGAGGGCGCTGGCACGCTGCCGTGCGCGGGCTTAGCCTGCAGGTGGCGCCCGGGGAGGCGGTGGGTCTGGTGGGGGAGTCGGGCTGCGGCAAGTCGACGGTGGCCATGGCGGCGCTCGGCTACCTGCCCGGCAACGCCCGCATCGATCAGGGCGCGGTGCGCGTCGCCGGCGTGGATCTGGCCGGTCTGTCGCCGGCCGCCCTGCGTCGCCTGCGGGGCGGCACGGTGGCCGCGGTGTACCAGAGCCCGGGGGCGGCCCTGAACCCGTCGCTCACCGTGGGCGAGCAGGTGGCGGAGGTGTACCGTCTGCACGGCGGTCTCGACGGCGGCGCCGCCCGCGCGGCGGCCGGCCGCATGCTGGCCCGGGTGCGCATCCCCGACCCGGAGCGTCTGCTGGCGGCCTATCCCTACCAGCTTTCCGGCGGCATGCAGCAGCGGGTGGTGATCGCCATGGCGCTGGCGGGCGACCCCCGGCTGCTCATCCTGGACGAGCCCACCACGGCGCTGGACGCCACCGTGCAGGGGGAGATCCTGGCCCTGTTCGCGACGCTGCGCGTCGAGCTCCGGGTCGCGCTGCTGTTCATCAGCCACGACCTTGGCGTCGTGCGCACCGTCTGTGACCGGGTGGGTGTCATGTACGCCGGGGAGCTGGTGGAGGTCGGCTCCGCCCAGGCGCTGTTCCAGCAGCCTGCGCACCCCTACACGGCGTCCCTCATCGACTGCATCCCCGATTTCCGCCACCGCTGGGAGGATGCGCGGCTGGCTGCGATCCCCGGGCTGCCACCGGGCCTTGGCGAGCAGCCGCGCGGGTGCGCCTTTGCGCCGCGCTGCCCCGTGGCGCGGTCGGTCTGCGAGGAACGGCCGATACCCCTGGCGGCGGTGGCGGACGGGCGGATGAGCCGCTGCCTGTTCCCGGAGCAGACCGCGCCGCCCGGTGGCAATCGCCGGCCGGCCACGATCACGCCGCGTGCCCCCGGCGCCGAGACGCTGGCGGTGGAGGGCCTCGCCGTGGACTACGGGCGCGTCCGCATCCTTGATGGCGTCTCACTGCAGGTGCGGGAGGGCGAGACCCTGGCGCTGGTAGGGGAGTCCGGCAGCGGCAAGACCACCCTGGCGCGCGCCGTGACCGGGCTGACACCGCCCAGCAACGGTGCGGTACGCCTGCACGGCCGCCGCCTTCCGGCCCGCTCGGGGCAGCGCGATCAGGCCGCACGGCAGCGCCTGCAGATGGTGTTCCAGTCGCCGGACGGCACGCTCAATCCGAGCCATCGGGTCGGGGCGACACTGCGCCGGGCCCTGCGCGTGCTCGGTGGCGTCCGCGGCGCCGAGGCCGGGCGGCGGCTGCAGGCGCTGCTGGACGCCGTGGCGCTGGAACCGGACACGCTTCGCCGACGCCCCGAGCAGCTCTCCGGCGGCCAGCGCCAGCGGGTGGCCATCGCCCGGGCATTCACCGGCACGCCGGCGCTGGTGATCCTGGACGAGCCCACCTCGGCGCTGGATGTTTCGGTGCAGGCGGCGATCCTGGATCTGCTGATCGATCTGCAGCAGCGCGATGGCACCGCCTATCTGTTCATATCCCACGACCTGGCCGTGGTGCGCTATCTCGCCGACCGGGTGGCGGTACTGTACCTCGGCCAGGTGGTGGAGGAGGGCGCGGTGGCTGAGGTGTTCCAGGGCCGCTGCCACCCCTATACCGAGGCACTGCTGGCCGCGGTGCCGGGGAGCCCCCACGGCGCCGGCGCACCGCCGGCGGGCGGGGATAATCCGGGCCCGGCCGCCCGCCCGCCGGGCTGCCCGTTCCATACCCGCTGCCCGTACGCGATGCCGGCGTGCCAGGACCAGGCGCCACCCCTCCGGGAGCCGGTGCCGGGGCACCGCATCCGCTGCCATCTGTCCGTGGATGAGCTGCCCGGCGCGAACGCCTAG
- the tsaA gene encoding tRNA (N6-threonylcarbamoyladenosine(37)-N6)-methyltransferase TrmO codes for MSATLEAIGVIRSGFEQRFGTPRQPGLVPAATAVLQLRPPYDEPAALRGLEACSHVWLLFGFHAVAARGWRPTVRPPRLGGNRRLGVFASRSPFRPNGLGLSVVRLQGLLLPPAPCGLRLADHDLLDGTPVYDIKPYLPYADAPPDAQAPAAFAAVPERLPVRFAEAVRPALAAAPAGFEALVRETLALDPRPAYRRGEHGRPHGVQLAGHEVRWMVDEGGVEVLEIRPMAR; via the coding sequence ATGAGCGCAACCCTGGAAGCGATCGGGGTCATCCGCAGCGGCTTCGAGCAGCGCTTCGGCACGCCCCGTCAGCCCGGCCTGGTGCCTGCCGCCACCGCCGTGCTGCAGCTGCGCCCCCCCTACGATGAGCCCGCGGCGCTGCGTGGCCTCGAGGCCTGCAGTCACGTCTGGCTGCTGTTCGGCTTTCATGCCGTGGCGGCACGGGGCTGGCGCCCCACCGTGCGGCCACCGCGCCTCGGCGGCAACCGGCGGCTTGGGGTATTCGCCTCGCGCTCGCCGTTCCGGCCCAACGGTCTCGGGCTCTCCGTTGTGCGCCTGCAGGGCCTGCTGCTGCCGCCGGCACCCTGCGGCCTGCGCCTGGCCGACCATGACCTGCTCGACGGCACGCCGGTCTACGACATCAAGCCCTATCTGCCGTACGCCGATGCGCCGCCGGATGCCCAGGCGCCGGCGGCCTTCGCCGCGGTCCCCGAGCGCCTGCCGGTGCGCTTCGCCGAGGCCGTGCGCCCCGCCCTCGCGGCCGCGCCTGCCGGCTTCGAGGCGCTGGTGCGGGAGACCCTGGCCCTGGACCCGAGGCCGGCCTACCGGCGCGGCGAGCATGGCCGGCCCCATGGCGTGCAGCTGGCCGGCCACGAGGTGCGCTGGATGGTGGACGAGGGCGGCGTGGAGGTGCTCGAGATTCGGCCCATGGCGCGCTGA
- a CDS encoding ATP-binding protein, with protein sequence MSARAWTTLARPRRRPLAELPWRLRCRLAVMLPAGGLALALVVFAVLAERAAVTATLEHRVDAASRAWALAAADTGAERSAGALVADLTTHPLIAEARVLDAGGNLAAREIRRGRPSASHFARVLGLVPDTLLASLPRGEAPAWRLVLVPAADGALARVLSAATPPVLIAALLLALAAWLAHRLERRLDNGLARVAEQLAALEAGALETRLQPLRGPFGDLEERLNRMASALEASRRSLRAQVQSTTGELRATLEAVEVQNAELESARQRALEASQVKSEFLANVSHEIRTPINGIVGFADLLAHSPLDAEQRDYVDTIRESCRHLLTIVNDILDFSKIEAGKLVIDHIALDLRDTVEEVLSLLAPAAYGKGLELVHLIYSDVPLKLYGDPLRIRQVLTNLVHNAIKFTPSGRIVVRVMLDEELEGAVRLRITVTDTGIGLSERDQARLFRGFSQADTSLTRRFGGTGLGLIISRKLLEQMGGEIGLQSREGEGTTFWFTLTLPRVSGGDEGEAWISPLAGRQVLLLDEEPMPRLASRHLLEGWDLEVTEAEERRSFLSLATASRRWDLLVIGLSRPQLREGLARGLFPRLAGQRAPVLVLASTVDRSELRMLRQQGAAGALPRAVRRQTVYRELCRLLESSPAEAGRKATAPQAPAADSSHVLVVDDHAVNRKLVTTIARQLGARVAEAADGRQAVDACARERFDVVFMDIQMPGMSGEAAAVEIRRRHGTAAPRLVALTANALRGERERLLAAGMDGCLIKPVTTAEVAAALGRSGADEAADIRLDALREALQAELPAHQQALRAAYRSGDHERLAAECHRLLGAARSCRLATLGAACERAERAVRAEDRVAIPGAIAAVQAAIRDCLTVDPAAGRAS encoded by the coding sequence TTGCGGTGCTGGCCGAGCGGGCTGCGGTCACCGCGACGCTGGAGCATCGCGTCGATGCGGCGAGCCGCGCCTGGGCGCTTGCCGCCGCCGACACCGGGGCCGAGCGCAGCGCCGGCGCGCTCGTCGCCGACCTCACCACGCATCCGCTGATCGCCGAGGCCCGGGTACTCGATGCCGGCGGCAACCTCGCCGCCCGCGAGATCCGGCGCGGCCGTCCCAGCGCCTCGCACTTCGCCCGGGTGCTCGGTCTGGTGCCGGATACCCTGCTGGCATCGCTGCCGCGGGGCGAGGCGCCGGCCTGGCGGCTGGTGCTGGTGCCGGCCGCCGACGGGGCGCTGGCGCGCGTACTCTCCGCGGCCACGCCGCCGGTGCTGATCGCGGCGCTGCTGCTGGCCCTGGCCGCCTGGCTCGCCCACCGCCTCGAGCGCCGGCTGGACAACGGCCTCGCCCGGGTGGCGGAGCAGCTTGCCGCGCTGGAGGCCGGCGCGCTGGAGACCCGCCTGCAGCCCCTCCGCGGCCCGTTCGGTGATCTGGAGGAGCGGCTCAACCGCATGGCCTCGGCGCTGGAGGCCAGCCGCCGCAGTCTTCGGGCCCAGGTCCAGAGCACCACAGGCGAGCTGCGCGCCACCCTGGAGGCGGTGGAGGTGCAGAACGCCGAGCTGGAGAGCGCCCGCCAGCGGGCGCTGGAAGCGAGCCAGGTCAAATCCGAGTTCCTTGCCAACGTCAGCCACGAGATCCGCACGCCGATCAACGGCATCGTCGGCTTCGCCGATCTGCTGGCGCACAGCCCGCTGGACGCAGAGCAGCGGGACTACGTCGATACCATCCGCGAGTCCTGCCGGCACCTGCTGACCATCGTTAACGACATCCTCGACTTCTCCAAGATCGAGGCCGGCAAGCTCGTCATCGACCATATCGCCCTGGATCTGCGGGACACGGTGGAGGAGGTGCTCTCACTGCTGGCACCGGCGGCCTATGGCAAGGGCCTGGAGCTGGTGCACCTGATCTACTCCGACGTGCCGCTCAAGCTCTACGGCGACCCTCTGCGCATCCGCCAGGTGCTCACCAATCTTGTCCACAACGCCATCAAATTCACGCCCTCGGGGCGCATCGTGGTGCGGGTGATGCTAGACGAGGAGCTGGAGGGGGCGGTGCGCCTGCGCATCACCGTCACCGACACCGGCATCGGCCTGAGTGAGCGCGACCAGGCACGCCTGTTCCGCGGCTTCAGCCAGGCGGACACCTCGCTCACCCGGCGTTTCGGCGGCACCGGCCTCGGACTGATCATCTCGCGCAAGCTGCTGGAGCAGATGGGCGGGGAGATCGGCCTGCAGAGCCGTGAGGGTGAGGGCACCACGTTCTGGTTCACCCTCACCCTGCCCCGGGTCAGCGGCGGCGACGAGGGGGAGGCCTGGATCAGTCCCCTGGCCGGCCGTCAGGTGCTGCTGCTGGACGAGGAGCCGATGCCGCGGCTCGCCTCCCGGCACCTGCTGGAGGGCTGGGACCTCGAGGTCACCGAGGCCGAGGAGCGCCGCAGCTTCCTGTCTCTGGCCACCGCGAGCCGGCGCTGGGACCTGCTGGTGATCGGGCTCTCCCGGCCGCAGCTGCGCGAAGGGCTCGCGCGCGGCCTGTTTCCGCGGCTGGCCGGGCAGCGCGCCCCGGTGCTCGTGCTCGCCAGCACCGTGGACCGCAGCGAGCTGCGCATGCTGCGCCAGCAGGGCGCCGCCGGCGCGCTGCCCCGCGCCGTGCGCCGCCAGACCGTCTACCGGGAGCTGTGCCGTCTGCTGGAGTCCAGCCCGGCGGAGGCGGGGCGCAAGGCAACGGCGCCGCAAGCCCCGGCCGCGGACTCGAGCCACGTGCTGGTGGTGGACGATCACGCCGTCAACCGCAAGCTGGTGACGACCATTGCGCGTCAGCTTGGCGCCCGCGTCGCCGAGGCCGCGGACGGCCGGCAGGCCGTCGACGCCTGCGCCCGCGAGCGCTTTGACGTGGTGTTCATGGATATCCAGATGCCCGGGATGAGCGGCGAGGCCGCAGCCGTCGAGATCCGCCGCCGGCACGGTACCGCTGCCCCGCGGCTGGTCGCGCTCACCGCCAACGCCCTGCGCGGCGAGCGTGAGCGGCTGCTGGCCGCCGGCATGGACGGCTGCCTCATCAAGCCGGTCACCACCGCCGAGGTCGCCGCCGCCCTGGGACGGTCCGGTGCCGACGAGGCCGCGGACATCCGCCTCGATGCCCTGCGCGAGGCCCTCCAGGCGGAGCTTCCGGCCCACCAGCAGGCGCTGCGTGCAGCCTACCGGAGCGGTGACCACGAGCGCCTGGCCGCGGAGTGTCACCGGCTGCTGGGGGCCGCCCGAAGCTGCCGCCTGGCCACCCTCGGCGCGGCCTGTGAGCGGGCCGAGCGCGCGGTGCGCGCCGAGGACCGGGTGGCCATCCCGGGGGCAATCGCCGCCGTGCAGGCAGCCATCCGCGATTGCCTGACAGTGGATCCGGCCGCCGGTCGAGCATCATGA